The window ATTTGATTAAGTGTTTTGTGTTCATATGATGagtatattatgttattatgtgtttatattttttttttccagaataAAGTGGAGTGGCTGCTACTGTAAATCAGTTCGTTCAGGGCTTATATGAACTCTGATTCTAAAATAAATGACATATTTGAATTCCTTGTGAAAAATTAGCTGGAATAGGCTCTTGAATCATGTTAATCGGATTAAAAATGAATGAGTTATAGgcggtcaaagtttggtcatGGCAGTTGACTTCGAGGAGAGAGAAATTCTGGTTGAtgtgatgaagaagatgatgacgtGGCGAGCCGTCATTGGCTAGAATATTGAAATCagtatttaatatatttgaggGGCTATATGAATGAGTTTGGAGAAGTGTTTAGTAtgaaaatttaagtaaataaaCTTTCGGATTTATTGGAATAAAAAGATTTTGGGTTTgagttacaaaattttaatttataattttggtaTTAGTACATGGTGAAAAATGAGACAATAAAGTTGTTGGTTGGTTTTAAAtgatgcacatatatatatatatatatatatatatatgtatattctttgtaatagaaatttttatttgattataatgttgtgtttggttgttgGTGTCGGCTTGAGACcgactggaagttgataaaaCAAAGGAGGTGCTGccagaatttttatatataataataataataatactttttAGAGGCGTACCtatgtattttattaacttacttgcttataatatattatgtgacAAATGTGATTATGTGTTACGTGTTACAGTTATATGTGATTATGTCATGTGTATTTGTATGAAGTTTATATACGAGTAAATGATACGTGAATCGATGGGGTAGGTTAGTTTAGACGTCCTAAGTGAATGTTGAGTATTGAAAGGGATACTAAAGTTAGCATTATTACGCGTGTAGATTCGAAAGACGAGGTCGCGAAGCTTAAGAAAGGAAAGGCTCCATTAGGTGACAGTTAGAGGATTACTTTATCAAGTGGAAAACGAGTTGAGGCAAGtaacttttctctctctctcttaagcAACTTATTGATAAATGATGATAAGTACTGTCACCTCTGAACCACCCTTTGAATTATGAAAGCCTGATTTCCTTTCTCATTGAATATATTGTCTCACTTTTGAACGCGAGCTCTTTCATGAAGATCATGTTTCTGTATCCAGTATATTCTTATCCTGAATATCTATCTTTTGATTGAATAATATTTCCTTTCCATATGCTTGACCTCCACAAGAATATGGATCTTGtttctatatttgaaattaagaatGATTTTAAACTTGCAAGTGATTGCAAGTGTCCAAATGATTTGGAAGGttggtaagttttttttttaaaacgaaagatatttttaaagaagaaaGTTTTCCAATTTAATGGTTTTCCACGGAATTCTATTGATTGGAGGCGTAAGTGGCCGAGTAACGCCGGTCCAGCTATTTGATTATGAAGACCAGTGAGGGCTGGCACATTATGAAGACCAGTGAGGGCTGGCATTTGAAAGGCCAAATAAGTTGCCTTTCGGGTACCCTATTCACGTCCAGAGGGACTGTAAAGTCCGGTATGGGGATTGTACGTGGCTGATCACCCGTGCAATCCAGAGCGTTATACACTCCAATCGAGTAAAATGTTTATGAAAAGAATTGTCCAGGTGTTGGACTGTtttgaaaatgatatatttttgtgatggaaaataaagttttgatgaAAGGATTGATTTGAAGGAAAATGTTATGAAAAGGGTAATTTTACGAAAGTTTTGAAAATAGgaatgttttataaattattcatttacaaaaatagtttttatgtaATGATCCTGAACTTTGAATCTCTATTATGACCTTTGTAACTTTAGTCTATAATCGAAAACTCTCCATCTTATTTTGTTGAatagtttaatttatttgttcattatagttacttgctgagcttttgtaGCTCATTCTGTTGTTTATCTAACCCTGACAGCTAAGCAAGAGGAAGATGGACAGTCCTAGGTGCTCAGTTCGTTAGACTGTCTACATCCCCCTCTCTGTTTCATTAGATTACTTTACCAGCTCAGGTAGAGGACGCTTTGGATAGTCAGTGGGGAGTAAGTATGTTAGTATGGACCGTTGTAAACAGTACCTTTGAGATGTTTTATATAATTCCAAGTAGGAATTATGGTTGATGCTATTTATTAAGGGTTTGTAATAAGtttataacttattattttGGTTAGTAGTTGTAACTTGTTTCATACCATCACCTGTTAAAGATCCTTGTGGTGTAAAGGGGTTGAGTATTTATATTGCTAAATCCAGGTTGTGCATGTTAAAGTTGATTTGTGACTCCTTAATCTAGACCCCGGATTGGGAGggcgtcacagttggtatcagagctacaagTTTTGGTCCCTGAAACAAGTTATAATAGGCAGATCTTAGGAACACTACATAAGTTAAGTGTGTGTTCCCAACCCATATAGGGTTCAGTTGAGATTATTCGATATAGTCTTAACGAGTTAAGTTTATAAGAGTAGAATAGCGTGTCTGAGTTAAAATCAAAGACGTTCAGATGAGTGCCATTTGACTTGTGATGCCAAGGCCTGGCTTATGAGGTGTATAAGTTGTCAAGGTGGATGTTGATCAATTTATCTCTATACCAGTAGGATTGGAGTTACTTGAGTTGGTGCCGAGTCACCAAGATGACCTATATTATCCTAGATCTGTTTTGGTGGTTGTAGTAGTAGGTTTGCAGCGGGTGACACTTATGGAATATTTCTCAGTTTTTCCCCTTATTTGATCATGTAGCCACATTATTGTGTTgtctttcatttcaaacttgtttttGTAACCCTGATTATCGTTATAACTACCTATGCATTTcttttcataacattgttgcaCCATATTGTTCCTTTCACATCAGTTTCAGATAATACCTATGCTTAATACCTATGTTTCAGAATAATACCCTGAACTCTTACCTTATGATTTCTATGATATGGCAAGCAACTTATGTGGTAATAGAGCTACATGTGCTAAAAGtttaaaatgttggaattatatatataaggtgGATAAGAAGAGATTGTTTTATGATATATTGCCATGTTAGCATGTTGCCTAATAGTAGGTTGCTTGTCTATTCATCAGAAAAATGTCAACCACACCAACAAACCCAGATGAGGGTAATCAGAATCAAGGTCGGGATCAAGAAGACCCTACCATGACTCAAATTCTCCGTCTTCTTCAGCTGCAAACCGCTGCTTTGAACCAGCAGCCCCAAGCTCCTCGAGTCGGAAGCTTTAAAGCTTTCCAATCCCTCCACCCACCTGAATTTAGGGGAACTACAGATCCAATTAAAGCGAAAACCTGGATAAAGGAAATGGAAAAAGCTTTTGCTTTAACGGAGGTGGGTGAAAATAAGAAAACGGAATATGCAAGTTTCTACCTGAAAGACGAGGCAAATTTTTGGTGGGAGTCCACCAAGACCTTAGAAGGAAATGGTATTATTACGTGGGAAAGGTTTACGgagttatttttggaaaagtatCTACCTCAATACTTACAAGATCAGTTGGAAGTTAAGTTTTTAGAATTGAAACAGGAAGGTATGACTGTGGCAGAATATGAGGCAAAGTTTTCAGAATTGGCAAGGTTTGTGCCAGAATATGTGAATACGGAACACAAAAAGGCAAAACGGTTTCAACAAGGACTTAAGTCATGGATACGTAGTCGAGTGGCAGTTTTTGAGCTTCAAACATATGCTGCA of the Daucus carota subsp. sativus chromosome 4, DH1 v3.0, whole genome shotgun sequence genome contains:
- the LOC108194697 gene encoding uncharacterized protein LOC108194697 isoform X1; the encoded protein is MSTTPTNPDEGNQNQGRDQEDPTMTQILRLLQLQTAALNQQPQAPRVGSFKAFQSLHPPEFRGTTDPIKAKTWIKEMEKAFALTEVGENKKTEYASFYLKDEANFWWESTKTLEGNGIITWERFTELFLEKYLPQYLQDQLEVKFLELKQEGMTVAEYEAKFSELARFVPEYVNTEHKKAKRFQQGLKSWIRSRVAVFELQTYAAVVQKAMIVEGESEMSKRENDSKKRKFERSEESQGQSSGKSKGKFRKGSDNPTNKGCQGSKPGNVGQSNRFSGQNQQQKGNRPPAPECKTCGRKHSGICNKPNITCFKCNKKGHYSSECTSTSGKKGVTCFKCGKLGHMARDCKEPVQQANVLRIAGSPTPTPPVQPRARTFNMTMKDAVQDSDVVADSKDEVAKLKKGKAPLGDS
- the LOC108194697 gene encoding uncharacterized protein LOC108194697 isoform X2 produces the protein MSTTPTNPDEGNQNQGRDQEDPTMTQILRLLQLQTAALNQQPQAPRVGSFKAFQSLHPPEFRGTTDPIKAKTWIKEMEKAFALTEVGENKKTEYASFYLKDEANFWWESTKTLEGNGIITWERFTELFLEKYLPQYLQDQLEVKFLELKQEGMTVAEYEAKFSELARFVPEYVNTEHKKAKRFQQGLKSWIRSRVAVFELQTYAAVVQKAMIVEGESEMSKRENDSKKRKFERSEESQGQSSGKSKGKFRKGSDNPTNKGCQGSKPGNVGQSNRFSGQNQQQKGNRPPAPECKTCGRKHSGICNKPNITCFKCNKKGHYSSECTSTSGKKGVTCFKCGKLGHMARDCKEPVQQANVLRIAGSPTPTPPVQPRARTFNMTMKDAVQDSDVVAAKQEEDGQS